The Tistrella mobilis genome window below encodes:
- a CDS encoding enoyl-CoA hydratase/isomerase family protein: MTDTSPVAVVVSTDDRGVARVTMARPEIHNAFDDKLIAELTRIFRALDADPAVRVVVLAAEGKSFSAGADLNWMRRMAGYSRDENLTDAGALGDMVRALNDLSKPTLALVQGAAYGGGVGLVAACDIAIATPRAKFALTEVKLGIIPAVISPYVINAIGLRWARRLFVTAEAIDADRACEIGLIHEVVAAEELEAAGERLVQLMLANGPEAMAAAKDLAFAVAGRPIDDRLVADTAARIADRRASDEGREGLSAFLEKRTPSWRG; the protein is encoded by the coding sequence ATGACCGATACCTCTCCCGTTGCCGTGGTCGTCTCGACCGATGACCGGGGTGTCGCACGCGTCACCATGGCGCGGCCCGAGATCCATAACGCCTTCGACGACAAGCTGATCGCGGAGCTGACCCGGATCTTCCGGGCGCTGGATGCCGATCCCGCGGTGCGGGTGGTGGTGCTGGCCGCCGAGGGCAAGAGCTTCTCGGCCGGTGCCGACCTGAACTGGATGCGGCGCATGGCCGGGTACAGCCGGGACGAGAACCTGACCGATGCCGGCGCGCTGGGGGACATGGTCCGGGCGCTGAACGATCTGTCGAAGCCGACTCTGGCCCTGGTACAGGGGGCGGCCTATGGCGGCGGCGTCGGGCTGGTTGCGGCCTGCGACATCGCGATCGCCACCCCGCGGGCCAAATTTGCCCTGACCGAGGTGAAGCTCGGCATCATCCCGGCGGTGATCAGCCCCTATGTGATCAACGCAATCGGCCTGCGCTGGGCCCGGCGGCTGTTCGTGACCGCCGAGGCGATCGATGCCGACCGGGCGTGCGAAATCGGGCTGATCCACGAGGTGGTCGCGGCCGAGGAGCTGGAAGCGGCGGGTGAGCGGCTGGTGCAGCTGATGCTGGCCAACGGCCCCGAGGCCATGGCCGCCGCCAAGGACCTTGCCTTCGCCGTGGCCGGCCGGCCGATCGACGACAGGCTGGTGGCCGATACCGCCGCCCGCATCGCCGACCGCCGCGCCTCCGACGAGGGGCGCGAGGGGCTCTCGGCCTTCCTTGAGAAGCGCACGCCCTCCTGGCGTGGCTGA
- a CDS encoding acetyl-CoA carboxylase biotin carboxylase subunit, protein MFGKVLIANRGEIACRVIRTCRRLGIATVAVCSEADRTAAHVEMADEAVLLGPAPARDSYLKADLILKAARDTGAQAIHPGYGFLSENDAFAEACAAAGVVFIGPPADAIRAMGSKSAAKRIMEKAGVPLVPGYHGEDQDPELLLSEARRIGWPVLIKATAGGGGKGMRAVHSEAEFPAALAGAKREAAASFGDDRVLIEKYLVTPRHIEIQVFADQAGNAVYLFERDCSIQRRHQKVVEEAPAPGMDEATRRAMGEAAVKAAQAIGYVGAGTVEFIVDASPEGKGAFYFMEMNTRLQVEHPVTEAITGQDLVEWQLQVADGRPLPLAQDELTINGHAIEVRLYAEDPDGDFLPATGRLAHLVPPVGPGVRVDSGVRAGDEVSIHYDPMIAKLIVHGADRAEAIRRLQAALADYEVAGLKTNLAFLRRVAAHPAFAAAELDTRFIERHRADLLPGPVPVSDRVLATAALYRLLVLAGATAERAAASSDPYSPWAIADGWRMNAVSHVDDHFRDGEREIAVRVHFHASGYGVSVSEGPERPVRATIEADGRMIVDLDGHRFTARVAEAGARVHVWAAGEHAAVERFDPFAFTGDEGAGGGRLVAPMPGKVVQVLTEAGAAVTKGTPLIVLEAMKMEHTIAAPVDGTVEAVHYAAGDLVEDGAELIAFTPAESKA, encoded by the coding sequence ATGTTCGGCAAAGTCCTGATCGCCAACCGCGGTGAGATCGCCTGCCGCGTGATCCGCACCTGCCGCCGGCTCGGCATCGCCACCGTGGCGGTCTGTTCCGAGGCCGACCGCACCGCCGCCCATGTCGAAATGGCCGACGAGGCGGTGCTGCTGGGGCCCGCACCGGCGCGCGACAGCTATCTGAAGGCGGATCTGATCCTGAAGGCGGCCCGCGACACCGGCGCCCAGGCGATCCACCCGGGCTATGGCTTCCTGTCCGAAAACGACGCCTTCGCCGAGGCCTGCGCCGCGGCCGGGGTGGTGTTCATCGGCCCGCCCGCCGATGCGATCCGGGCGATGGGGTCGAAGAGCGCCGCCAAGCGGATCATGGAAAAGGCCGGGGTGCCGCTGGTGCCCGGCTATCACGGCGAGGATCAGGATCCGGAGCTGCTGCTGTCGGAAGCCCGCCGGATCGGCTGGCCGGTGCTGATCAAGGCCACCGCCGGCGGCGGCGGCAAGGGCATGCGCGCGGTGCATTCCGAGGCGGAATTCCCCGCGGCGCTGGCCGGCGCCAAGCGCGAGGCGGCGGCGAGCTTCGGCGACGACCGGGTGCTGATCGAGAAATACCTGGTGACGCCGCGCCATATCGAGATCCAGGTCTTCGCCGATCAGGCCGGCAATGCCGTCTATCTGTTCGAGCGCGACTGCTCGATCCAGCGCCGGCATCAGAAGGTGGTGGAAGAGGCCCCGGCGCCGGGTATGGACGAGGCGACCCGACGCGCCATGGGTGAGGCGGCGGTGAAGGCCGCCCAGGCGATCGGCTATGTCGGTGCCGGCACGGTCGAGTTCATCGTCGACGCCTCGCCCGAGGGCAAGGGCGCCTTCTACTTCATGGAGATGAACACGCGGCTGCAGGTGGAGCATCCGGTGACCGAGGCGATCACCGGCCAGGATCTGGTCGAGTGGCAGCTGCAGGTGGCCGATGGCCGGCCGCTGCCGCTGGCCCAGGACGAGCTGACCATCAACGGCCATGCGATCGAAGTCCGGCTCTATGCCGAGGATCCCGATGGCGACTTCCTGCCGGCGACCGGCCGGCTGGCCCATCTGGTGCCGCCGGTGGGGCCGGGGGTCCGGGTCGACAGCGGCGTCCGCGCCGGTGACGAGGTCTCGATCCATTACGACCCGATGATCGCCAAGCTGATCGTCCACGGCGCCGACCGGGCCGAGGCGATCCGGCGGTTGCAGGCGGCGCTGGCCGATTACGAGGTGGCCGGCCTCAAGACCAATCTCGCCTTCCTGCGCCGGGTGGCGGCCCATCCGGCCTTCGCCGCCGCGGAGCTCGACACCCGCTTCATCGAGCGCCACCGCGCCGATCTGCTGCCCGGGCCGGTGCCGGTATCCGACCGGGTGCTGGCGACCGCAGCCCTCTACCGGCTGCTGGTGCTGGCCGGTGCCACGGCGGAACGGGCGGCGGCATCGAGCGATCCTTACAGCCCCTGGGCGATCGCCGATGGCTGGCGGATGAATGCGGTCAGCCATGTCGATGACCACTTCCGCGACGGCGAGCGCGAGATTGCGGTACGCGTGCACTTCCATGCCTCAGGCTATGGCGTGTCGGTGAGCGAGGGGCCGGAGCGGCCGGTCCGCGCGACCATCGAGGCCGATGGCCGGATGATCGTCGATCTGGACGGTCACCGCTTCACCGCCCGGGTCGCCGAGGCCGGTGCCCGGGTCCATGTCTGGGCGGCGGGGGAGCATGCCGCGGTCGAACGCTTCGACCCCTTCGCCTTCACCGGCGACGAAGGGGCGGGCGGCGGCCGGCTGGTCGCGCCGATGCCGGGCAAGGTGGTGCAGGTGCTGACCGAGGCGGGTGCCGCGGTCACCAAGGGCACGCCGCTGATCGTGCTGGAGGCGATGAAGATGGAACACACCATCGCAGCCCCGGTCGACGGCACGGTCGAGGCGGTCCATTATGCCGCGGGCGATCTGGTCGAGGACGGGGCGGAGCTGATCGCCTTCACCCCGGCCGAGAGCAAAGCCTGA
- a CDS encoding hydroxymethylglutaryl-CoA lyase, giving the protein MALPSEVRIVEVGARDGLQNEKEVVPTAVKIELIERLAAAGLPAVEATAFVSPKWVPQMADHAEVMRGLTRRPGTRYPVLTPNLKGLESALEVGADEVAVFGAASEAFSKRNINCTIAESLERFRPVVERAREAGAQVRGYVSCVLGCPYEGEIDPAKVAEVSKALYEMGCYEVSLGDTIGTGTAGKVKRLIDTVSAVVPRDRLAVHFHDTYGQALANILAALEEGIAVVDASVAGLGGCPYAKGATGNVATEDVLYMLNGMGIRTGVDFDAVLQVGWFISDQLGRPPAGRVSRALRAKCEAA; this is encoded by the coding sequence ATGGCCCTGCCTTCCGAGGTCCGGATCGTCGAGGTCGGCGCGCGCGACGGCCTGCAGAACGAGAAGGAGGTCGTGCCCACGGCCGTGAAGATCGAGCTGATCGAGCGTCTGGCCGCGGCCGGCCTGCCGGCGGTGGAGGCGACCGCCTTCGTCAGCCCGAAATGGGTGCCGCAGATGGCCGACCATGCCGAGGTGATGCGTGGCCTGACCCGGCGGCCGGGCACCCGTTACCCTGTGCTGACCCCCAATCTGAAGGGGCTCGAATCGGCACTGGAGGTGGGGGCCGACGAGGTTGCGGTCTTCGGTGCCGCATCCGAAGCCTTCAGCAAGCGCAATATCAACTGCACCATCGCCGAAAGCCTGGAACGTTTCCGCCCGGTGGTGGAGCGGGCCCGCGAGGCGGGTGCCCAGGTGCGCGGATATGTCTCCTGCGTGCTCGGCTGCCCCTATGAGGGCGAGATCGACCCGGCGAAGGTGGCCGAGGTGTCGAAGGCGCTCTACGAGATGGGCTGCTACGAGGTCTCGCTGGGCGACACGATCGGCACCGGCACCGCCGGCAAGGTGAAGAGGCTGATCGACACCGTCTCGGCCGTGGTGCCGCGCGACCGGCTGGCGGTGCATTTCCACGACACCTATGGCCAGGCCCTGGCCAATATCCTGGCGGCGCTGGAAGAAGGCATCGCCGTGGTCGATGCCTCGGTCGCAGGCCTCGGCGGCTGCCCCTATGCAAAGGGGGCGACCGGCAATGTGGCGACAGAGGACGTGCTCTATATGCTGAACGGCATGGGCATCCGCACCGGCGTCGATTTCGATGCGGTGCTGCAGGTCGGCTGGTTCATCTCGGACCAGCTGGGCCGGCCGCCGGCAGGGCGGGTGTCGCGCGCGCTGCGTGCGAAATGCGAGGCTGCCTGA
- a CDS encoding SLC13 family permease, with translation MPSAPRAMSTLISVALPPIVSAAGLLLAVIAPGIFGAAAPAWQAGGLALAMLVLVATAAAPEAYAAILFFAGAAILGVAPPDTVFSGFHSGAFWLVLSGLVFGAAARHAGLADRLARQAAGVFGTSYAALIAGMVAAGVLLAFLVPAAVGRVALLVPIALALAERAGYDAGHPGRTGLVMAAALGTFFPPFGILPANVPNMILTGAAETLYDHHFSYGGWLALHFPVLGILKAVLLVVLLVRLFPAPPPREAGAMAPGAAADPRALGRLALILGATLVLWATDWLHGLKPAWVGLSAAALILTPGLRLVPADFIRTGLPVGTLIFIAAMLSLGAVISAAGLGDAMGGVMIDLAGFEPGADAINVYKLGLISTAVGLLGSLHGTPAILTPLAGRLAEATGLSLDTVLMTQALGFSTALLPYQSPPVIVALGLAGIGQGPAARAMIALGLATMLLLWPLDLVWWTIIGRI, from the coding sequence GTGCCCTCCGCCCCCCGCGCCATGTCGACCCTGATTTCAGTCGCCCTGCCGCCGATCGTCTCGGCGGCAGGGCTTCTGCTTGCCGTGATCGCCCCCGGGATCTTCGGGGCGGCGGCCCCGGCCTGGCAGGCGGGCGGGCTTGCCCTCGCCATGCTGGTGCTGGTCGCGACCGCGGCAGCACCCGAGGCCTATGCCGCGATCCTGTTCTTCGCCGGTGCCGCCATTCTGGGTGTGGCGCCACCCGACACGGTGTTCTCGGGCTTCCATTCCGGGGCCTTCTGGCTGGTGCTCTCGGGCCTCGTCTTCGGGGCGGCGGCGCGTCATGCCGGGCTGGCCGACCGTCTGGCCCGCCAGGCGGCGGGTGTGTTCGGCACGTCTTACGCGGCGCTGATCGCCGGCATGGTGGCGGCGGGCGTGCTGCTCGCCTTTCTGGTGCCGGCAGCGGTGGGGCGGGTGGCGCTGCTGGTGCCGATCGCGCTGGCCCTGGCCGAGCGTGCGGGATATGACGCCGGCCATCCCGGCCGCACCGGGCTGGTGATGGCGGCGGCGCTGGGTACCTTCTTTCCGCCCTTCGGGATCCTGCCGGCCAATGTGCCGAACATGATCCTGACCGGTGCGGCGGAAACGCTCTACGACCATCATTTCAGCTATGGCGGCTGGCTGGCCCTGCATTTCCCGGTGCTGGGCATCCTGAAGGCGGTGCTGCTGGTGGTGCTGCTGGTGCGGTTGTTTCCGGCCCCGCCGCCGCGGGAGGCCGGCGCGATGGCGCCGGGTGCGGCGGCCGATCCGCGGGCGCTGGGCCGGCTGGCGCTGATCCTGGGCGCAACGCTGGTGCTCTGGGCGACCGACTGGCTGCACGGGTTGAAGCCGGCCTGGGTCGGCCTTTCGGCTGCGGCCCTGATCCTGACCCCCGGCCTGCGTCTGGTGCCGGCGGACTTCATCCGCACCGGCCTGCCGGTCGGCACGCTGATCTTCATCGCCGCCATGCTGTCGCTCGGCGCCGTGATTTCGGCGGCGGGGCTGGGCGATGCCATGGGCGGTGTGATGATTGATCTCGCCGGTTTCGAACCGGGGGCGGATGCGATCAATGTCTACAAGCTGGGGCTGATTTCGACGGCGGTCGGGCTGCTGGGCTCGCTGCACGGAACGCCGGCGATCCTGACACCGCTGGCCGGCCGTCTGGCGGAGGCGACCGGGCTGTCGCTCGATACCGTGCTGATGACCCAGGCGCTGGGTTTTTCCACCGCCCTGCTGCCCTATCAGTCGCCGCCGGTGATCGTGGCACTCGGCCTGGCAGGCATCGGCCAGGGCCCGGCGGCACGGGCGATGATTGCGCTGGGTCTTGCCACCATGCTGCTGCTCTGGCCGCTTGATCTCGTATGGTGGACCATTATCGGCCGGATCTGA
- a CDS encoding MarR family winged helix-turn-helix transcriptional regulator, which yields MAGADFPLFESIGYLVRDAHRAYLRAMQMRVADTEVTMGMWFFLRILWQEEGITQRDLSRRIRMMEPTTVTALRLMERRGLVRRERDVHDRRRSLVYLTDRGRALRHELLPCAAETNIAAIDGLASCEIDALRELLVRVIANLDRDIAERGADPEVVEDEIADRGS from the coding sequence ATGGCCGGCGCGGATTTCCCGCTGTTCGAGAGCATCGGCTATCTGGTGCGCGACGCCCATCGGGCCTATCTGCGGGCTATGCAGATGCGGGTGGCGGATACCGAAGTCACCATGGGCATGTGGTTCTTCCTGCGCATCCTGTGGCAGGAAGAGGGGATCACCCAGCGCGACCTCAGCCGGCGCATCCGGATGATGGAGCCGACGACGGTCACGGCGCTCCGGCTGATGGAGCGCCGCGGTCTGGTGCGCCGCGAGCGCGACGTGCATGACCGCCGCCGCAGCCTGGTCTATCTGACCGATCGCGGCCGGGCGCTGCGCCACGAATTGCTGCCCTGTGCCGCCGAAACCAATATCGCCGCCATCGACGGCCTGGCCAGCTGCGAGATCGATGCCCTGCGCGAGCTGCTGGTGCGGGTGATCGCCAATCTGGATCGCGACATCGCCGAACGTGGCGCCGACCCCGAGGTGGTCGAGGACGAGATCGCCGATCGCGGGAGCTGA
- a CDS encoding Glu/Leu/Phe/Val dehydrogenase: protein MSVFSCAAFDGHEQVVFGHDPETGLKAIVAIHSTVLGPGVGGCRMWAYPDDASAVTDVLRLARGMTYKNAMAGLDFGGAKAVILGDARRDKTPAMMRAFGRFVDSLAGRYITAEDVGIGTDDMAHVRRETGHVLGLAETSGDPSPFTALGVFLGIRAALAHARGSDDLTGVTVAVQGLGHVGADLARRLHEAGARLVVADIHRDATDRVAAATGARVVDPAVIHAEPVDVYAPCALGAVLNDRTIPEIRAGIIAGAANNQLAEPRHARMLADRGVLYAPDYVINAGGVINIAVEHGPTGYDAARATALVHGIGDTMSRIFAEAARTGRTTAEVADAMAEARIRAAAAKKKAADAA from the coding sequence ATGTCCGTATTTTCTTGTGCCGCGTTCGACGGTCACGAGCAGGTGGTCTTCGGCCATGATCCCGAAACCGGGCTGAAGGCAATCGTCGCCATCCATTCCACCGTGCTGGGGCCCGGCGTCGGCGGCTGCCGGATGTGGGCCTATCCGGACGACGCGTCTGCCGTGACCGATGTGCTGCGGCTCGCACGGGGCATGACCTATAAGAATGCCATGGCGGGGCTGGATTTCGGTGGGGCGAAGGCCGTTATCCTGGGCGATGCCCGCCGCGACAAGACGCCGGCGATGATGCGCGCCTTCGGCCGCTTCGTCGACAGCCTGGCCGGCCGCTACATCACGGCCGAGGATGTCGGCATCGGCACCGACGACATGGCCCATGTGCGGCGGGAAACCGGCCATGTTCTGGGCCTGGCCGAGACCAGCGGCGACCCGTCGCCCTTCACGGCACTGGGCGTGTTTCTGGGCATCCGCGCGGCGCTGGCCCATGCTCGCGGCAGCGACGACCTGACCGGGGTGACCGTGGCGGTCCAGGGGCTGGGCCATGTGGGGGCCGATCTGGCCCGGCGGCTGCACGAGGCCGGCGCCCGGCTGGTGGTGGCCGATATTCACCGCGATGCCACCGACCGCGTGGCGGCCGCCACCGGCGCCCGCGTCGTCGATCCGGCGGTGATCCATGCCGAGCCGGTCGATGTTTATGCCCCCTGCGCCCTGGGCGCCGTGCTGAACGACCGCACCATTCCCGAGATCAGGGCGGGGATCATTGCCGGTGCCGCCAATAACCAGCTGGCGGAACCGCGCCATGCCAGGATGCTGGCCGATCGGGGCGTGCTTTATGCCCCTGATTACGTGATCAATGCCGGCGGCGTGATCAATATCGCGGTCGAGCACGGACCGACGGGGTATGACGCGGCGCGGGCCACGGCCCTGGTTCATGGCATCGGCGACACCATGTCGCGGATCTTCGCCGAGGCGGCCAGAACCGGCCGCACCACCGCCGAGGTGGCGGATGCCATGGCCGAGGCGCGCATCCGGGCGGCTGCCGCGAAGAAGAAGGCGGCCGACGCGGCCTGA
- a CDS encoding bifunctional enoyl-CoA hydratase/phosphate acetyltransferase — protein sequence MLRIVNRPFEDIRPGDSACLVHEAGQPLADRLGEIAREIDPAHIDPALAADAGFRGVAAFAALPGLMIDLLIAAELPGPGAEILGSRLDRTGPVAAGDRLTAKLVVRALGADRRLTLDATVVTADGRMVATGTAEVRAAEVRVDRPFVVTPQATVAAEAAAPENRPVYRRLLAATAELPPIATAVVHPVDANSIEGALDAAAAGLIQPILIGPEAKIRAAAEAAGRSLSGIRIVDQPHSHAAAERAVALVREGEAAAIMKGALHTDEVMAAAVDKVTGLRTGRRMSHVFALDVPAYPKPLFVTDAAINIYPDLAAKRDIVQNAIDLVRALGTDRPKVAILSAVETVYPAIASTVEAAALCKMADRGQITGGLLDGPLAFDNAVSKAAARAKGIVSEVAGDADILVTPDLEAGNMVAKQLIHLAGAEAAGLVLGARVPIMLTSRADGPAARLASAALAQIFVHRGARP from the coding sequence ATGCTCAGGATCGTCAACCGACCCTTCGAGGACATCCGCCCCGGCGACAGTGCCTGCCTGGTTCACGAGGCAGGCCAGCCGCTTGCCGACCGGCTGGGCGAGATCGCCCGCGAGATCGACCCCGCCCATATCGACCCGGCGCTTGCGGCCGATGCCGGCTTTCGTGGTGTCGCCGCCTTCGCCGCCCTGCCGGGGCTGATGATCGACCTGCTGATCGCAGCCGAACTGCCCGGCCCCGGCGCCGAGATTCTGGGCTCGCGGCTGGACCGCACCGGCCCGGTCGCGGCAGGCGACCGGCTGACGGCGAAGCTGGTCGTCCGCGCGCTGGGCGCGGATCGCCGGCTGACGCTGGATGCGACCGTGGTTACCGCCGACGGCCGCATGGTTGCAACCGGCACCGCCGAGGTCCGTGCCGCCGAGGTGCGGGTCGACCGCCCCTTCGTCGTCACCCCGCAGGCGACCGTCGCCGCCGAGGCGGCGGCGCCCGAAAACCGGCCGGTCTATCGCCGCCTGCTGGCCGCCACCGCCGAGCTGCCGCCGATCGCGACCGCCGTTGTCCATCCGGTCGATGCCAATTCGATCGAAGGCGCCCTGGATGCGGCGGCAGCCGGGCTGATCCAGCCGATCCTGATCGGGCCCGAGGCCAAGATCCGGGCGGCGGCAGAGGCCGCCGGCCGCAGCCTTTCGGGCATCCGCATCGTCGATCAGCCGCACAGCCATGCTGCCGCGGAGCGGGCGGTGGCGCTGGTGCGCGAGGGCGAGGCGGCCGCGATCATGAAGGGCGCGCTGCACACCGACGAAGTGATGGCCGCCGCCGTCGACAAGGTGACGGGGCTGCGCACCGGCCGGCGGATGAGCCATGTTTTCGCGCTGGACGTGCCGGCCTATCCCAAGCCGCTTTTCGTGACCGATGCGGCGATCAACATCTATCCCGACCTCGCCGCCAAGCGCGACATCGTCCAGAACGCCATCGACCTGGTCCGGGCGCTGGGGACGGACCGGCCCAAAGTCGCCATCCTCTCGGCGGTCGAGACGGTCTATCCGGCGATTGCCTCGACGGTTGAAGCTGCGGCCCTGTGCAAGATGGCCGATCGCGGCCAGATCACCGGCGGCCTGCTCGACGGCCCGCTCGCTTTCGACAATGCGGTCTCGAAGGCCGCAGCCCGCGCCAAGGGCATCGTGTCCGAGGTGGCAGGCGATGCCGACATCCTGGTCACCCCGGATCTTGAGGCCGGCAACATGGTCGCCAAGCAGCTGATCCATCTGGCCGGCGCCGAGGCAGCAGGCCTGGTGCTGGGCGCGCGCGTGCCGATCATGCTGACCAGCCGGGCCGACGGCCCCGCCGCCCGCCTCGCCTCGGCGGCCTTGGCGCAGATCTTCGTCCATCGCGGGGCCCGGCCATGA
- a CDS encoding acetate/propionate family kinase codes for MTEQLIITVNAGSSSLKFGVVRVSDMEEIGRAEVESIGTLKGPSANGRGAHLEDIGQPPEGLADHAGLTAWALDRIAAVVHNLGEVAAVGHRVVHGGARFDAPVLVDDAVIAALEGFVALAPNHQPHNLSGIAATRRLWPTLPQVACFDTAFHRSQPRIAQTMPIPRELSDEGVLRYGFHGLSYAHIAHVLPAHAGPRADGRVIVAHLGHGASLCGMLDRRSVATTMGFTALDGLMMGKRSGAIDPGVVLHLIRDRGMSAAEVDRLLNARSGLLGVSGISGDMRVLEASDDPKAEEAMALFAYRAGREAGSVAVAIGGLDVLVFTAGIGRHSAAMRARIAAHLGFLGVRLDPAANAAHGPVISAADSSVLVLALDTDEEAVIARETARLIFG; via the coding sequence ATGACCGAGCAGCTGATCATCACCGTCAATGCCGGCTCGTCGAGCCTGAAATTCGGCGTCGTCCGCGTGTCGGACATGGAAGAAATCGGCCGGGCCGAGGTTGAGTCCATCGGCACGCTGAAGGGGCCGTCGGCCAATGGCCGCGGCGCGCATCTGGAGGATATCGGCCAGCCGCCCGAAGGGCTGGCCGATCATGCCGGGCTGACCGCCTGGGCGCTGGACCGGATCGCCGCGGTCGTCCACAACCTGGGCGAGGTGGCGGCGGTCGGCCACCGCGTGGTTCATGGTGGCGCCCGTTTCGATGCGCCGGTTCTGGTCGACGATGCGGTGATCGCGGCGCTGGAGGGGTTTGTGGCGCTGGCGCCCAATCACCAGCCGCATAATCTCTCCGGGATCGCGGCCACCCGCCGGCTGTGGCCGACCCTGCCGCAGGTGGCCTGCTTCGATACCGCCTTTCACCGCAGCCAGCCCCGGATCGCCCAGACCATGCCGATCCCGCGTGAGCTGAGCGACGAGGGCGTGCTGCGCTACGGCTTCCATGGCCTCTCTTACGCCCATATCGCCCATGTGCTGCCGGCTCATGCGGGCCCGCGCGCCGACGGGCGGGTGATCGTGGCGCATCTGGGCCATGGCGCCAGCCTTTGCGGTATGCTGGACCGGCGGTCGGTGGCCACCACCATGGGCTTCACCGCACTCGACGGGCTGATGATGGGCAAGCGTTCGGGGGCGATCGACCCGGGCGTGGTTCTGCATCTGATCCGTGATCGGGGCATGAGCGCGGCCGAGGTCGACCGGCTGCTCAATGCCCGGTCCGGCCTGCTTGGCGTCTCGGGCATTTCCGGGGACATGCGCGTCCTTGAAGCATCGGATGACCCGAAGGCCGAAGAGGCGATGGCGCTGTTCGCCTATCGTGCGGGGCGCGAGGCGGGGTCGGTGGCGGTGGCGATCGGCGGGCTGGACGTGCTGGTCTTCACCGCCGGTATCGGGCGGCATTCGGCCGCCATGCGGGCGCGGATCGCCGCCCATCTGGGCTTTCTGGGGGTGAGGCTCGATCCGGCCGCCAATGCCGCCCATGGACCGGTGATTTCGGCCGCCGACAGCTCTGTGCTGGTGCTGGCACTCGACACCGATGAAGAGGCGGTGATCGCGCGTGAGACGGCACGGCTGATCTTCGGATAG
- a CDS encoding agmatine deiminase family protein, giving the protein MSEISTHPGAPPHPSCHLPAPDQPARLWLAVWPSAADGIRDPRDAGLAIAEAARILARDTRVAMLARAGDLADASMRCGAGVGVSSWEGSLACFADRRPSMGRTADGAPCAVEWPVDRSHHHDDCDVAGRLLALAGDGTVGRVIVDIDGRAGMVAADGGGVLVASDALLGGQEAAREAMAARLAATFGAGQVVWVPGGLADDERPGNLDGVVRFLAPGVVAVAVAAEGDPDHAVLAETRRRLEVVTLADGMPMSVVPVPLPKRRPRDEAGRLLPASYLSLLRDGRRLVVPGFEDGNDAAALKALSRALPTAAIEQVPCPALAPFGGFARLAVALPQPAPTSRADDAGLIETASADDLR; this is encoded by the coding sequence ATGTCCGAGATTTCAACCCATCCGGGTGCCCCGCCGCATCCGTCCTGCCATCTGCCGGCTCCCGATCAGCCGGCACGGCTTTGGCTCGCCGTCTGGCCGTCGGCGGCCGACGGGATCCGTGATCCACGCGATGCCGGCCTTGCCATCGCCGAGGCCGCCCGGATCCTGGCCCGGGATACCCGGGTTGCCATGCTTGCCCGTGCCGGCGACCTTGCCGATGCCTCGATGCGCTGCGGCGCCGGTGTAGGGGTGTCGTCCTGGGAGGGAAGCCTTGCCTGTTTCGCCGACCGGCGCCCATCGATGGGGCGAACCGCCGATGGTGCGCCCTGTGCGGTGGAATGGCCGGTCGACCGCAGCCACCACCATGACGACTGCGATGTCGCCGGCCGTCTGCTTGCACTTGCCGGTGACGGGACCGTGGGCCGGGTGATCGTCGATATCGACGGCCGCGCCGGCATGGTCGCGGCCGATGGCGGCGGGGTGCTGGTGGCCAGCGATGCGCTGCTCGGCGGGCAGGAAGCCGCGCGCGAAGCCATGGCTGCCCGCCTGGCCGCGACCTTCGGGGCCGGGCAGGTGGTCTGGGTACCGGGCGGTCTGGCCGATGACGAACGCCCCGGCAATCTGGACGGCGTGGTCCGCTTCCTGGCGCCGGGTGTGGTGGCCGTGGCCGTGGCGGCCGAGGGTGACCCCGATCATGCCGTTCTGGCCGAGACCCGGCGCCGGCTGGAGGTGGTGACACTGGCCGACGGCATGCCGATGAGCGTCGTGCCGGTGCCTCTGCCGAAGCGCCGGCCGCGGGACGAGGCCGGGCGGCTGCTGCCCGCAAGCTATCTGAGCCTGCTGCGCGACGGCCGCCGGCTGGTGGTGCCGGGCTTCGAGGACGGCAATGACGCCGCGGCGCTCAAAGCCTTGTCCCGTGCCCTGCCCACTGCCGCGATCGAACAGGTGCCCTGCCCGGCGCTTGCCCCCTTCGGCGGCTTTGCCCGCCTGGCCGTGGCCCTGCCGCAACCCGCCCCGACGTCCCGGGCTGACGATGCAGGCCTGATCGAGACCGCCTCTGCCGACGACCTCCGTTGA